The DNA region GACGACCCTACGGGGCGTGTCCTTTGGTGTTCGTCGTGCCGGGAAGCCATGTGACGATGCAGGCCACCAGCACCGCAGCACATGTCCAGCCGTACGCTAGCGGCGGTCCCCACGAGGTCAGCAACGGGCTGCTGCGCAGTGACCTGCACCGCCTGTACGATCAGGTCCACATCACGGTGGAGCCGGACGAGCGCCGCCTGCTGGTGAGCGGCCGCATCCGCGAAGAATTTCAGAACGGACGGCATTACTAC from Deinococcus humi includes:
- a CDS encoding HNH endonuclease; this encodes MTHPTRRPYGACPLVFVVPGSHVTMQATSTAAHVQPYASGGPHEVSNGLLRSDLHRLYDQVHITVEPDERRLLVSGRIREEFQNGRHYYALEGQRIGTFASVTHERLLYHTEHVYRA